The following is a genomic window from Pseudothermotoga thermarum DSM 5069.
GACGAAGAGTAGATGAACATTCAAATGTTTTTCTCTAAGCTTTTTCAAAACATCCAAAAGGAAAAGAACGTTTTTTTCGTGTGCCAATCTTCCGACGTACAAAAGCAACTTACACGTTTTGTCTATGTTGAATTTTTTTCTTATATCACTGGAACAAGGTTTTTGAAAGTGTTCGACATCTATCCCCGTTGGTACAACGTCTATGGGGCGTTTTACACCGTAGCTGATCAACTCACTTTTAATTTTTTCAGTCGGTGCCACAACTCTGTTGACCATGTTGCAAAACCAACTCGAAAATTCTTCGACAGATTTTGCAGACGGTCTAAGGGGTTTTGGAATGTAGTGCCTGTATTCCACCAAAAGTGTATGGTATGTGTGAACGTGTGGCAAACCAAGGTACTTTTGGACTGCCAAAGCCCTAAAACCAAGTGCAAAAGGTGCATGGCTATGGATAACTTCAATTTTGTTTTGCTTCAGAAAGTTTATGATTGGAAGGAGTCTTCCGCTGCTGGGAACAAAGTGGTTTTTCTCCCACGGGAAAGATTTTCCACCGATTATTAGCACTTTTTCGTCTGTTTTAGCACCAAATGGGGTTACAACATACACTTCGTGGCCAAGTTTTTCCAAATATTTCTTGTACAAGTAAACAGAAACTGCCACACCGTTCGGCTGAGGATAATAAGCGTCAGTCATCATGGCGATTTTCATCGTTGCCACCTCCTTTGTAGAAAGACGTTAAGTAAATCACTAGCAAATAGTTAACGAAAAATCCTATTGCCATTAGTG
Proteins encoded in this region:
- a CDS encoding glycosyltransferase family 4 protein, producing the protein MKIAMMTDAYYPQPNGVAVSVYLYKKYLEKLGHEVYVVTPFGAKTDEKVLIIGGKSFPWEKNHFVPSSGRLLPIINFLKQNKIEVIHSHAPFALGFRALAVQKYLGLPHVHTYHTLLVEYRHYIPKPLRPSAKSVEEFSSWFCNMVNRVVAPTEKIKSELISYGVKRPIDVVPTGIDVEHFQKPCSSDIRKKFNIDKTCKLLLYVGRLAHEKNVLFLLDVLKKLREKHLNVHLLFVGDGPAREEILDYAIEINVDDFITLAGAVNRDELPDYYQQADLFVFASTTETQGLVVLEALAAGTPVVAVKKMGIANVLKEHEGALLVDEPNVHVFAEKVEQILSNHSLYENMRQRGKEYVASNWSMEKRVKELLETYQKALEEGPIQVEFWNNLWVEVMLEKMKEIYNKIFQDKGGAKGDGVSLSAGSHRR